In Nocardioides faecalis, the following proteins share a genomic window:
- a CDS encoding SDR family NAD(P)-dependent oxidoreductase, whose protein sequence is MSTDHARAPYAPGFPLAERRALVTGAGQGIGRGIALALAAAGARVALVGRTAETLAAVAAEITERGGEATVLVADVSDPGAVSEVVAGVVERFGGLDVLVNNAQTPAPGALLEVSDEAYHAAMASGPTATWRLMRAAHPHLRDGGTVVNLGSAAGITWNPSGTGAYAAAKEAVRVLTRTAACEWAGDGIRVNAVLPLADSATMQDWARFDPDGAQAYLSTVPMRRLGDPETDIGPAVVFLCSDAARYITGHTLAVDGGQALVR, encoded by the coding sequence ATGTCCACTGATCACGCCCGTGCGCCGTACGCGCCCGGCTTCCCGCTCGCCGAGCGCCGCGCGCTCGTCACCGGCGCCGGCCAGGGTATCGGCCGCGGCATCGCCCTCGCCCTGGCTGCCGCGGGCGCCCGGGTGGCGCTGGTGGGACGGACCGCCGAGACCCTCGCCGCGGTCGCGGCCGAGATCACCGAGCGCGGCGGGGAGGCGACCGTGCTGGTCGCCGACGTGAGCGACCCGGGTGCGGTGAGCGAGGTCGTGGCCGGCGTCGTCGAGCGCTTCGGTGGCCTCGACGTCCTGGTCAACAACGCCCAGACCCCCGCGCCCGGAGCGCTCCTGGAGGTGAGCGACGAGGCCTACCACGCGGCGATGGCCTCCGGGCCGACCGCGACCTGGCGGCTCATGCGCGCCGCGCACCCGCACCTGCGCGACGGCGGCACGGTGGTCAATCTCGGCTCGGCCGCGGGCATCACCTGGAACCCCTCGGGGACGGGCGCGTATGCGGCCGCCAAGGAGGCCGTGCGGGTGCTCACCCGTACGGCGGCGTGCGAGTGGGCCGGTGACGGCATCCGGGTCAACGCGGTCCTGCCGCTGGCCGACTCGGCGACCATGCAGGACTGGGCACGCTTCGACCCCGACGGTGCGCAGGCCTACCTGAGCACCGTCCCGATGCGGCGCCTCGGCGACCCGGAGACCGACATCGGGCCGGCCGTGGTGTTCCTGTGCAGCGACGCCGCGCGCTACATCACCGGGCACACCCTGGCCGTCGACGGCGGCCAGGCCCTCGTGCGCTGA
- a CDS encoding flavin reductase family protein, with protein MSVQTISQAEMRSALGRFASGVTVITGTDDDGPVGFACQSFASVSLDPPLVLFCADHGGRSWPRIRRSGRFTVNVLAEDQDDLCHRFGRRGGLKFDGLDYSMSRWGTPSLDDVLVRVHAEVETVHVAGDHDVVIGRVVELEQLRDTRPMVFFSGRFGIDLPVPVP; from the coding sequence ATGTCCGTTCAGACGATCTCCCAGGCCGAGATGAGGAGCGCGCTGGGCCGGTTCGCCAGCGGCGTCACCGTCATCACCGGCACCGACGACGACGGTCCCGTGGGTTTTGCCTGCCAGTCCTTCGCCTCCGTGTCACTGGACCCGCCACTGGTGCTCTTCTGCGCCGACCACGGCGGACGGTCCTGGCCGCGCATCCGGCGCAGCGGCCGGTTCACCGTCAACGTCCTCGCCGAGGACCAGGACGACCTGTGCCACCGCTTCGGCCGTCGCGGCGGCCTGAAGTTCGACGGCCTCGACTACTCGATGTCGCGCTGGGGCACGCCGTCGCTGGACGACGTGCTGGTGCGGGTGCACGCCGAGGTCGAGACCGTGCACGTCGCCGGCGACCACGACGTCGTCATCGGTCGCGTCGTGGAGCTCGAGCAGCTCCGCGACACCAGGCCGATGGTGTTCTTCAGCGGCCGGTTCGGCATCGACCTGCCGGTGCCCGTCCCCTAG
- a CDS encoding IclR family transcriptional regulator produces the protein MTVTDDNRPQSVMGRALLLMEPFREADGLTLTDLARAAGLPRSSTHRMLLQLVEVGWLHRRGTTYHLGHKLMELGSLAQRHDRIHRACIGAVHQLHRHTGAAVHLTVLVEDELLCLEKVGGRWAESLGTYVGQRLPAGEGPWGAALLAHRAGTTYAVHEHDLNDPAGRPFRHLSLAFDAGQGERAALSLTHPGEQMPAGSTAALTHAAQGAAELLRTS, from the coding sequence ATGACCGTCACCGACGACAACCGTCCGCAGTCCGTCATGGGTCGCGCCCTGCTCCTGATGGAGCCCTTCCGTGAGGCCGACGGCCTCACCCTCACCGACCTGGCCCGCGCCGCCGGGCTGCCCCGCTCCTCGACCCACCGGATGCTGCTGCAGCTGGTCGAGGTCGGCTGGCTGCACCGCCGCGGCACGACGTACCACCTCGGCCACAAGCTCATGGAGCTCGGCTCGCTGGCCCAGCGCCACGACCGCATCCACCGCGCCTGCATCGGCGCCGTGCACCAGCTGCACCGCCACACCGGCGCCGCCGTCCACCTCACCGTCCTCGTCGAGGACGAGCTGCTGTGCCTGGAGAAGGTCGGCGGCCGCTGGGCCGAGTCGCTCGGCACCTACGTCGGCCAGCGCCTGCCCGCCGGCGAGGGCCCCTGGGGCGCGGCCCTGCTCGCCCACCGCGCCGGGACGACGTACGCCGTCCACGAGCACGACCTGAACGACCCGGCAGGCCGGCCCTTCCGCCATCTCTCGCTGGCCTTCGACGCCGGCCAGGGCGAGCGGGCCGCCCTGTCCCTGACGCACCCGGGCGAGCAGATGCCCGCCGGTTCCACCGCCGCCCTCACGCACGCCGCCCAGGGCGCCGCGGAGCTCCTGCGCACCTCCTGA
- a CDS encoding ferredoxin--NADP reductase, whose product MSRGLALRVVEVLDETADARSLVFEVPPEQGATFDYLPGQFLTLKVPSERTGSVARCYSMASSPYVDARLKVTVKRTADGYASNWLCDHVAAGDELEVLAPAGVFTPPDLDEDLVLLAAGSGVTPVISILKSVLAKGTGRVALVYANRDETSVIFGAELRDLVAEHPDRLTVVHWLESVQGLPRADLLAPLLAPYDDRRLFTCGPAPFMDAVREAARSVGMPRDRVHAEVFTSLSGDPFAADEPAPVEVADADAPQVAVEIDGAEHQLRWPRATSLVDVLLSAGVRVPFSCREGECGSCAATLTRGEVDLGNAGVLDPEDIADGIILTCQARPLSDELRVEF is encoded by the coding sequence ATGAGCCGCGGCCTGGCGCTGCGGGTGGTCGAGGTCCTCGACGAGACCGCCGACGCCCGCTCCCTGGTGTTCGAGGTGCCGCCCGAGCAGGGCGCGACGTTCGACTACCTGCCCGGGCAGTTCCTCACCCTCAAGGTGCCCAGCGAGCGCACCGGGTCCGTGGCGCGCTGCTACTCGATGGCCAGCTCGCCGTACGTCGACGCGCGGCTGAAGGTCACCGTGAAGCGCACCGCCGACGGCTACGCCTCGAACTGGCTGTGCGACCACGTCGCCGCCGGGGACGAGCTGGAGGTGCTGGCGCCGGCCGGCGTCTTCACCCCGCCCGACCTCGACGAGGACCTGGTCCTGCTGGCCGCCGGCAGCGGCGTCACCCCGGTGATCTCGATCCTGAAGTCGGTGCTGGCCAAGGGCACCGGCCGCGTCGCGCTCGTCTACGCCAACCGCGACGAGACGTCGGTGATCTTCGGCGCCGAGCTGCGCGACCTGGTCGCCGAGCACCCCGACCGGCTCACCGTGGTGCACTGGCTGGAGAGCGTGCAGGGCCTGCCCCGCGCCGACCTGCTGGCCCCGCTGCTGGCGCCGTACGACGACCGGCGGCTGTTCACCTGCGGCCCGGCGCCGTTCATGGACGCCGTGCGCGAGGCGGCGCGGAGCGTCGGCATGCCCCGCGACCGGGTGCACGCCGAGGTCTTCACCTCGCTGTCCGGCGACCCGTTCGCCGCGGACGAGCCGGCGCCGGTGGAGGTCGCCGACGCCGACGCGCCGCAGGTGGCCGTGGAGATCGACGGCGCCGAGCACCAGCTGCGCTGGCCGCGCGCGACCAGCCTCGTCGACGTACTGCTCTCGGCGGGGGTGCGGGTGCCGTTCTCGTGCCGCGAGGGCGAGTGCGGCTCGTGTGCCGCCACCCTGACCCGCGGCGAGGTCGACCTCGGCAACGCCGGCGTCCTC
- the bphC gene encoding biphenyl-2,3-diol 1,2-dioxygenase, giving the protein MTELRSLGYLRVQSQDVARWRELLIDGLGMAVGSGPNPEALYARVDERRSRIQVLPGDCDKALAVGWEVRDEFALARVREAVEKSGREVEVLSRAEANALDAEAVIAFNDPAGTRLEVFFGPVLDHSPVVTPYGGRWVTGPHGLGHVVLPTHVFEESYDFYTQVLGFLPRGSIRLDADGLARVRFLGINQRHHSLALCPAPPNTEPGMVHLMTEVDTLDAVGQALDRVNKQAFSISSTLGRHTNDKMISFYVRAPGGWDLEFGTEGMLVDERYYTAEEITADAYWGHDQTGSEPLKAFIPAEG; this is encoded by the coding sequence ATGACCGAACTGCGTAGCCTCGGCTACCTGCGGGTCCAGTCGCAGGACGTGGCCCGCTGGCGCGAGCTGCTGATCGACGGCCTGGGCATGGCCGTCGGCTCCGGGCCGAACCCCGAGGCCCTCTACGCCCGGGTCGACGAGCGCCGCTCGCGGATCCAGGTGCTGCCCGGTGACTGCGACAAGGCGCTGGCCGTGGGCTGGGAGGTGCGCGACGAGTTCGCGCTGGCCCGCGTCCGCGAGGCGGTGGAGAAGTCCGGCCGCGAGGTCGAGGTGCTCAGCCGCGCCGAGGCGAACGCGCTGGACGCCGAGGCCGTCATCGCCTTCAACGACCCCGCCGGCACCCGGCTCGAGGTCTTCTTCGGCCCCGTCCTGGACCACAGCCCGGTCGTGACGCCGTACGGCGGGCGCTGGGTCACCGGCCCGCACGGGCTCGGCCACGTGGTGCTCCCCACCCACGTGTTCGAGGAGTCCTACGACTTCTACACCCAGGTGCTGGGCTTCCTGCCGCGCGGCTCGATCCGCCTGGACGCCGACGGGCTGGCCCGGGTGCGGTTCCTGGGCATCAACCAGCGCCACCACAGCCTCGCGCTGTGCCCGGCGCCGCCGAACACCGAGCCGGGCATGGTCCACCTGATGACGGAGGTCGACACCCTCGACGCCGTCGGCCAGGCCCTGGACCGGGTCAACAAGCAGGCGTTCTCGATCTCCTCGACGCTGGGCCGGCACACGAACGACAAGATGATCTCGTTCTACGTGCGCGCCCCCGGCGGCTGGGACCTCGAGTTCGGCACGGAGGGGATGCTCGTCGACGAGCGGTACTACACCGCCGAGGAGATCACCGCCGACGCCTACTGGGGGCACGACCAGACCGGCTCGGAGCCGCTGAAGGCGTTCATCCCCGCCGAGGGCTGA
- a CDS encoding alpha/beta fold hydrolase — MTTDVSHEATRREVATELGTLRYHEAGHGEPLLLLHGSGPGVTGWQNYRGVLAELAQHRRCLVLEFPGFGVSDPVEGHPMVMAESAVGVFLDALGLGAVDIIGNSMGGIVAAKVAIAEPQRVRRLVTVGGIGRNVFSPNPSEGIKLLMEFTDEPSRERLVRWLHAMVHDPALVTEELIEERWRLATDPKTLEIARRMYSTKAFAATIAANAMGDAVPYWAQLHKLQAPTLVTWGRDDRVSPVDSALLAMRDLPDGELHVFPRCGHWTMIEAREAWLPTVIGFLTREDAR; from the coding sequence ATGACGACTGACGTGAGCCACGAGGCCACCCGCCGGGAGGTGGCGACCGAGCTCGGGACCCTGCGCTACCACGAGGCCGGCCACGGCGAGCCGCTGCTGCTGCTGCACGGTTCCGGCCCGGGTGTGACCGGCTGGCAGAACTACCGCGGCGTCCTCGCCGAGCTCGCGCAGCACCGGCGCTGCCTGGTGCTGGAGTTCCCCGGCTTCGGGGTCAGCGACCCGGTCGAGGGACACCCGATGGTGATGGCCGAGTCTGCGGTCGGGGTCTTCCTCGACGCCCTCGGGCTGGGTGCGGTCGACATCATCGGCAACTCGATGGGCGGCATCGTCGCGGCGAAGGTGGCGATCGCCGAGCCGCAGCGGGTACGACGCCTCGTCACCGTCGGTGGCATCGGCCGCAACGTCTTCTCCCCGAACCCCAGCGAGGGCATCAAGCTGCTGATGGAGTTCACCGACGAGCCCAGCCGCGAGCGGCTCGTGCGCTGGCTGCACGCGATGGTGCACGACCCGGCGCTGGTGACCGAGGAGCTCATCGAGGAGCGCTGGCGCCTGGCCACCGACCCGAAGACGCTCGAGATCGCCCGGCGGATGTACAGCACCAAGGCGTTCGCCGCCACGATCGCGGCCAACGCGATGGGCGACGCCGTGCCCTACTGGGCGCAGCTGCACAAGCTGCAGGCACCGACCCTGGTCACCTGGGGCCGCGACGACCGGGTCTCGCCCGTCGACTCCGCGCTCCTGGCGATGCGCGACCTGCCCGACGGCGAGCTGCACGTCTTCCCCCGCTGCGGGCACTGGACGATGATCGAGGCCCGCGAGGCCTGGCTGCCGACCGTCATCGGCTTCCTCACCCGCGAGGACGCGCGATGA
- a CDS encoding acyl-CoA dehydrogenase family protein — MGHVLDSIMEHAEEIRAAAAEGEALMRLPDTTAKTLRDSGIVRMFQPKEYGGLEAHPREAAETTMELAKLDGAAGWVAGIVGVHPWELAFFDRKAQDEIWGEDPDMWMASPYAPMGVAVPVDGGYLLNGRWSFSSGTDHCGWVMIGAAVGDKDGNRTNEVLHVVLPRSDYEIDADSWDMLGLRGTGSKDLIVKDAFVPTHRTLSADLVLGGDAWRQAGRDETLYRFPFSCLFPLGITSAIIGMTEGLLACYVAAQKERVQVTGVPIKEDPYVLFAISDAAAEIAASRAALLETVDRFWDKTERRVEVTFEERAAGRRTQIAAGWRAVRAMDEVFTRSGGAAMKADGVIGRFWRDAHVGLTHAIQVPGITYHSAALAQLGGEPEGIYRSMI; from the coding sequence GTGGGCCACGTTCTGGACAGCATCATGGAGCACGCGGAGGAGATCCGCGCCGCCGCCGCCGAAGGCGAGGCGCTGATGCGCCTGCCCGACACCACCGCCAAGACCCTGCGCGACTCCGGCATCGTGCGGATGTTCCAGCCCAAGGAGTACGGCGGCCTGGAGGCCCACCCGCGCGAGGCCGCGGAGACCACGATGGAGCTGGCCAAGCTGGACGGCGCCGCGGGCTGGGTGGCCGGCATCGTCGGCGTCCACCCCTGGGAGCTGGCGTTCTTCGACCGCAAGGCCCAGGACGAGATCTGGGGCGAGGACCCCGACATGTGGATGGCCTCGCCGTACGCCCCGATGGGCGTCGCGGTGCCCGTCGACGGCGGCTACCTCCTCAACGGCCGCTGGTCGTTCTCCTCCGGCACCGACCACTGCGGCTGGGTGATGATCGGCGCCGCCGTCGGTGACAAGGACGGCAACCGCACCAACGAGGTGCTCCACGTCGTGCTGCCCCGCTCCGACTACGAGATCGACGCCGACTCCTGGGACATGCTCGGCCTGCGCGGCACCGGCTCGAAGGACCTCATCGTCAAGGACGCCTTCGTGCCCACGCACCGCACCCTCTCCGCAGACCTCGTCCTCGGCGGCGACGCCTGGCGCCAGGCCGGGCGCGACGAGACGCTCTACCGCTTCCCGTTCTCCTGCCTGTTCCCGCTGGGCATCACCTCCGCGATCATCGGCATGACCGAGGGCCTGCTCGCCTGCTACGTCGCCGCGCAGAAGGAGCGGGTGCAGGTCACCGGCGTGCCGATCAAGGAGGACCCCTACGTCCTGTTCGCGATCAGCGACGCCGCCGCCGAGATCGCGGCCTCGCGCGCCGCGCTGCTGGAGACCGTGGACCGGTTCTGGGACAAGACCGAGCGCCGCGTCGAGGTCACCTTCGAGGAGCGCGCCGCAGGCCGTCGTACGCAGATCGCGGCGGGGTGGCGCGCGGTGCGTGCCATGGACGAGGTCTTCACCCGTTCCGGTGGTGCGGCGATGAAGGCCGACGGCGTCATCGGCCGGTTCTGGCGCGACGCGCACGTGGGCCTGACGCACGCGATCCAGGTCCCCGGCATCACCTACCACTCGGCCGCCCTGGCCCAGCTCGGCGGGGAGCCCGAGGGCATCTACCGCTCGATGATCTGA
- a CDS encoding TetR/AcrR family transcriptional regulator translates to MDPNERRRLILDRSAEIFARKGVSATTIREIGQAVGVHSGALYHYFPSKEAIVTELVREYVTDLAGRCRAVVAKQLPPLERMRAFTEIVLATNVDYPGATAVWRREGDYMRERVVEADLTELADTMTHAWQEAIRDGVASGELRADIDPRIFHELIYDALWHTERWFTPGEQHTVRELAAIVTSVFVDGMRARD, encoded by the coding sequence ATGGACCCGAACGAGCGGCGGCGGCTGATCCTCGACCGGTCGGCGGAGATCTTCGCTCGCAAGGGCGTCTCGGCGACCACCATCCGGGAGATCGGCCAGGCGGTCGGGGTGCACTCCGGTGCGCTCTACCACTACTTCCCGTCGAAGGAGGCGATCGTCACCGAGCTCGTCCGCGAGTACGTCACCGACCTCGCCGGACGGTGCCGCGCAGTGGTGGCGAAGCAGCTGCCGCCGCTGGAGCGGATGCGTGCCTTCACCGAGATCGTGCTGGCCACCAACGTCGACTACCCGGGCGCCACGGCGGTCTGGCGACGCGAGGGCGACTACATGCGCGAGCGCGTGGTCGAGGCCGACCTCACCGAGCTCGCGGACACGATGACGCACGCCTGGCAGGAGGCGATCCGCGACGGGGTGGCCTCCGGCGAGCTGCGCGCCGACATCGACCCGCGGATCTTCCACGAGCTCATCTACGACGCGCTGTGGCACACCGAGCGCTGGTTCACCCCCGGCGAGCAGCACACGGTGCGCGAGCTGGCCGCGATCGTGACGTCGGTCTTCGTCGACGGCATGCGCGCCCGCGACTGA
- a CDS encoding IclR family transcriptional regulator, whose amino-acid sequence MRNGDDFSPAVINRLAGLLDQFCEGRELTLSQLADGADLPRSSVHRLLSQLVASGWVTRNGRTYALSRTMVEWGSRAQQHDPLYRAAHPILQELHASTGLVAHLAVLDGTDVRYLDKVGRSTVALPSRIGGSQPALRTALGKAIIAHSGATQRGVGGTLETLVPGGPSPALRREIAQIRQRHVAHERNQSVPGIACLAAPIGDEQLCVGALSLSGPTELLDEVALAMPVRRAAQQAWRALSEDRSAVARLVHAG is encoded by the coding sequence GTGAGGAACGGCGACGACTTCTCCCCCGCGGTCATCAACCGCCTGGCCGGACTGCTGGACCAGTTCTGCGAGGGGCGCGAGCTGACGCTCTCCCAGCTCGCCGACGGCGCCGACCTGCCCCGCTCCTCGGTGCACCGGCTCCTCTCCCAGCTCGTCGCCTCCGGCTGGGTCACCCGCAACGGACGCACCTACGCCCTGAGCCGGACGATGGTCGAGTGGGGCAGTCGCGCCCAGCAGCACGACCCGCTCTACCGCGCCGCTCACCCGATCCTGCAGGAGCTGCACGCGAGCACCGGCCTGGTGGCCCACCTGGCGGTGCTCGACGGCACCGACGTGCGCTACCTCGACAAGGTGGGGCGCAGCACCGTCGCCCTGCCGTCCCGGATCGGCGGCAGCCAGCCCGCCCTGCGCACCGCGCTCGGCAAGGCGATCATCGCCCACTCCGGCGCGACCCAGCGCGGCGTCGGCGGCACCCTCGAGACCCTGGTCCCCGGCGGCCCCTCCCCCGCGCTGCGGCGTGAGATCGCCCAGATCCGGCAGCGCCACGTCGCCCACGAGCGGAACCAGTCCGTCCCCGGCATCGCCTGCCTGGCGGCCCCCATCGGCGACGAGCAGCTCTGCGTCGGCGCGCTGTCGCTGTCGGGTCCCACCGAGCTGCTCGACGAGGTCGCCCTGGCCATGCCGGTGCGCCGTGCCGCGCAGCAGGCGTGGCGGGCGCTGAGCGAGGACCGGTCCGCCGTGGCGCGGCTGGTGCACGCCGGCTGA
- a CDS encoding 12-oxophytodienoate reductase: protein MSTAPPADRVIDSLFRPLQVRSLSLANRLVMSPMTRSASPGGVPGEDVAAYYARRAAGGTGLVVTEGVAIEHPTAVDEPRVPHMYGAQALAGWRAVVDAVHAAGGRIVPQLWHVGPLWGAMCEVDPALVPMRPSGRWGTPGVTSYPAAYVERSAAPTRAMTEADLDEVRTAYVRAARNAADAGFDGIALHGGHGYLLDAFLWADTNTRTDRWGGDLRARTRFPAEVVAAIRAEVGPDLPIFFRFSQHKQQDYTARIAQTPDELEVVLGALAEAGVDIFDASARRFDEPAFPGSDLSLAGWAKKVTGKMSSAVGSVGLGAPMRESRAAGAAAAHDNLGEVERRLAAGEFDLVSVGRLHLADPTLAHTLRTGGPLPEFDRSVHEATLT from the coding sequence GTGAGCACCGCGCCCCCGGCCGACCGGGTGATCGACTCCCTGTTCCGCCCGCTGCAGGTCCGCTCCCTGAGCCTGGCCAACCGGCTGGTGATGTCGCCGATGACGCGCTCGGCCTCGCCCGGTGGCGTGCCCGGCGAGGACGTCGCGGCCTACTACGCCCGCCGCGCCGCGGGCGGCACCGGCCTGGTGGTCACCGAGGGCGTCGCGATCGAGCACCCCACCGCCGTCGACGAGCCCCGCGTCCCCCACATGTACGGCGCGCAGGCGCTCGCCGGCTGGCGTGCGGTGGTCGACGCCGTGCACGCCGCGGGCGGGCGGATCGTGCCCCAGCTGTGGCACGTCGGCCCGCTGTGGGGCGCCATGTGTGAGGTGGACCCCGCCCTGGTGCCGATGCGGCCCTCGGGCCGCTGGGGCACGCCGGGTGTCACGTCGTACCCGGCCGCCTACGTCGAGCGCTCGGCGGCACCGACGCGGGCGATGACGGAGGCCGACCTGGACGAGGTGCGTACGGCGTACGTGCGCGCCGCCCGCAACGCCGCCGACGCCGGCTTCGACGGCATCGCGCTGCACGGCGGGCACGGCTACCTGCTGGACGCCTTCCTGTGGGCCGACACCAACACCCGCACCGACCGCTGGGGCGGCGACCTTCGGGCCCGCACCCGGTTCCCGGCCGAGGTGGTCGCGGCGATCCGCGCGGAGGTCGGGCCGGACCTGCCGATCTTCTTCCGGTTCTCCCAGCACAAGCAGCAGGACTACACCGCACGGATCGCGCAGACCCCCGACGAGCTGGAGGTCGTGCTCGGCGCCCTGGCCGAGGCCGGCGTCGACATCTTCGACGCCAGCGCCCGGCGCTTCGACGAGCCGGCGTTCCCCGGCAGCGACCTGTCGCTGGCGGGCTGGGCCAAGAAGGTCACCGGCAAGATGTCCTCGGCGGTGGGCAGCGTCGGTCTCGGCGCGCCGATGCGGGAGAGCCGTGCCGCCGGCGCCGCGGCCGCGCACGACAACCTCGGCGAGGTCGAGCGGCGGCTGGCGGCCGGTGAGTTCGACCTGGTCTCCGTCGGCCGGCTGCACCTGGCCGACCCCACGCTGGCCCACACGCTGCGCACCGGCGGCCCGCTGCCCGAGTTCGACCGCTCGGTGCACGAGGCGACGCTGACCTGA
- a CDS encoding nuclear transport factor 2 family protein translates to MPTALPAGLDPVDALLALEEIKRVFAARLRVMDTKQWHLYAGLHTADVVSETWGGLPLDKQPRTDAESNRVVGNEALAETIRRFLDGPIPVTSVHHGHTPEIELTSATTARGVWAMEDHLWWSDEDGEYHLHGYGHYHEEYRREDGRWLISYRSLTRLRVDAPADFFRFSEVL, encoded by the coding sequence TTGCCGACCGCTCTGCCCGCAGGCCTCGACCCCGTCGACGCCCTGCTCGCGCTCGAGGAGATCAAGCGCGTCTTCGCCGCCCGGTTGCGGGTGATGGACACCAAGCAGTGGCACCTGTACGCCGGGCTGCACACCGCCGACGTGGTCAGCGAGACGTGGGGCGGGCTGCCCCTCGACAAGCAGCCCCGCACGGACGCGGAGTCGAACCGCGTGGTGGGCAACGAGGCTCTGGCCGAGACCATCCGCCGGTTCCTCGACGGACCGATCCCGGTGACGTCGGTCCACCACGGGCACACCCCGGAGATCGAGCTCACCTCCGCCACCACCGCGCGCGGTGTGTGGGCGATGGAGGACCACCTGTGGTGGTCGGATGAGGACGGCGAGTACCACCTGCACGGCTACGGGCACTACCACGAGGAGTACCGCCGCGAGGACGGCCGCTGGCTGATCAGCTACCGCTCCTTGACCCGGCTGCGCGTGGACGCCCCGGCCGACTTCTTCCGCTTCTCCGAGGTCCTGTGA
- a CDS encoding nuclear transport factor 2 family protein — MADRTNHDAAATVTAQLAALTQRVRALEDVEAVREVVTAYGPAVDAGDAEAVGRLWTDDAVYDLDLKVFTGREEIVEMVRTAPHQDYLAEGCGHLLDPVHVRVDGDEAVATCHSMLLRRSSDEDSFWVWRVSANRFELVRSEGGWLIRRRTARVLDGRASARELLGRVRS; from the coding sequence ATGGCCGACCGGACGAACCACGACGCGGCGGCGACCGTCACCGCCCAGCTCGCCGCGCTGACCCAGCGGGTGCGCGCGCTGGAGGACGTGGAGGCGGTCCGCGAGGTGGTCACCGCCTACGGCCCGGCGGTGGACGCGGGCGACGCCGAGGCCGTGGGCCGGCTCTGGACGGACGACGCCGTCTACGACCTGGACCTGAAGGTGTTCACCGGGCGCGAGGAGATCGTCGAGATGGTGCGTACGGCGCCGCACCAGGACTACCTGGCCGAAGGCTGCGGGCACCTGCTGGACCCGGTGCACGTGCGCGTCGACGGCGACGAGGCCGTCGCCACGTGCCACTCCATGCTGCTGCGGCGCAGCAGCGACGAGGACTCGTTCTGGGTGTGGCGGGTCAGCGCGAACCGGTTCGAGCTCGTCCGCTCCGAGGGCGGCTGGCTGATCCGTCGTCGTACCGCCCGGGTGCTCGACGGCCGTGCGTCCGCGCGCGAGCTGCTGGGCCGGGTCCGCAGCTGA